From Nicotiana tabacum cultivar K326 chromosome 22, ASM71507v2, whole genome shotgun sequence, one genomic window encodes:
- the LOC107769049 gene encoding ABC transporter G family member 28-like isoform X3, whose translation MPARTLECQSCCEGFFCPHGLTCMIPCPMGAYCPLAKLNTTTGICDPYQYQLPPGETNHTCGGADVWADFISATELFCSAGFYCPTTTQKNPCNKGHYCRAGSTVQTSCYTFATCERQATNQNITAYGIMFFGGIMLILLIIYNCSDQVLSSRERKQAKSREAGARSARESAQAQNRWKSNLANMGSQLSKTFSRRKSTRQDLQKDSDQNKPGKDSGLPLPPGMSQAKAKKQNNLKKMINESAENPDSEGSNIETGDKNFKKNKGKQLHSRTQIFRYAYGQIEKEKALQEQNKDMTFSGVINMASEFETRPRPPIEVYFQDLTLTLKGKNKHLLRCVTGRLSPGRVSAVMGPSGAGKTTFLSALTGKAAGCTTTGSVLINEKSDSIQSYKKIIGYVPQDDIVHGNLTVEENLWFSARCRLAADLPKPEKVLVVERVIESLGLQQVRDSLVGTVEKRGISGGQRKRVNVGLEMVIEPSLLILDEPTSGLDSSSSQLLLRALRREALEGVNICMVVHQPSYTLFRMFDDLILLAKGGLTAYHGPVSKVEEYFAGIGINVPDRVNPPDHFIDILEGIYKLPASIGVTYKDLPLRWMLHNGYPVPPDMLASSGSAASLAGDNSAHGGSSAAAGPDLSFAGELWSDVKSNVEQKKDHIQHKLLASADLSNRKTPGVLLQYRYFLGRLGKQRLREAKMQAVDFLILLLAGICLGTLAKVSDESFGAQGYLYTVIAVSLLGKIAALRSFALEKVYYWRESASGMSSLAYFMAKDTLDHFNTIVKPAVYLSMFYFFNNPRSTIWDNYLVLLCLVYCVTGIAYALAIYFEPGPAQLWSVLLPVVLTLIANQDGDPLMAEIGNFCFPKWALEAFLLATARRYSGVWLISRCGLLKSRNYDLGHWYPCLLYLILVGFLSRCLAFFCLVTFQKK comes from the exons ATGCCAGCTAGAACTCTAGAATGTCAATCTTGTTGTGAAGGCTTCTTCTGTCCTCATGGTCTCACCTGCATGATTC CCTGTCCGATGGGTGCTTATTGCCCTCTTGCAAAACTCAACACGACCACTGGTATATGTGATCC CTACCAATATCAACTTCCTCCTGGAGAGACCAATCATACTTGTGGTGGAGCAGATGTGTGGGCTGATTTTATAAGTGCTACTGAACTTTTTTGTTCGGCAGGATTTTACTGTCCAACTACCACCCAGAAGAATCCTTGCAATAAAGG ACATTACTGCAGAGCTGGTTCAACAGTACAGACAA GCTGCTATACATTTGCAACTTGTGAACGTCAGGCAACAAACCAAAATATCACTGCTTATGGTATTATGTTTTTT GGTGGAATCATGCTTATACTTCTCATAATATACAACTGTTCTGACCAAGTTCTGAGCAGCAGAGAAAGAAAACAAGCCAAGTCCAGAGAAGCCGGTGCAAGAAGTGCAAGGGAAAGTGCTCAGGCACAAAACAGATGGAAATCTAACCTTGCTAACATGGGTTCTCAATTGTCAAAGACATTCTCCCGTAGAAAGTCAACAAGGCAGGACCTGCAGAAGGATAGTGATCAAAATAAACCTGGTAAAGATTCTGGCTTGCCCTTGCCCCCAGGTATGTCTCAGGCAAAAGCAAAGAAGCAAAACAACCTCAAGAAGATGATCAATGAATCTGCAGAGAACCCTGATAGTGAAGGTTCCAACATTGAGACTGgggataaaaattttaaaaagaacaAGGGTAAACAATTGCATTCAAGGACTCAAATTTTTAGATATGCATATGGGCAAATTGAGAAAGAAAAAGCTCTGCAGGAGCAGAACAAAGATATGACCTTTTCTGGAGTAATCAACATGGCAAGTGAGTTTGAGACAAGGCCCAGACCTCCTATTGAGGTCTACTTCCAAGATTTGACACTAACTTTGAAGGGAAAAAACAAGCATCTATTGAGGTGTGTAACAGGGAGATTATCGCCTGGTCGCGTTTCTGCTGTTATGGGTCCATCTGGGGCTGGAAAGACAACATTTCTTTCTGCATTGACTGGAAAAGCTGCAGGGTGTACTACAACTGGTTCGGTTCTCATAAATGAAAAGTCTGACTCTATTCAGTCCTACAAGAAAATCATTGGCTACGTTCCACAAGATGATATAGTACATGGAAATTTGACAGTGGAGGAGAATCTTTGGTTTAGTGCTCGGTGCAG ATTGGCTGCTGATTTGCCAAAACCAGAAAAAGTTTTAGTTGTTGAAAGAGTCATAGAGTCCCTGGGATTGCAACAGGTGAGAGATTCTCTTGTGGGGACAGTGGAGAAGCGAGGCATCTCTGGGGGTCAGAGGAAGCGAGTAAATGTTGGGCTCGAGATGGTTATAGAACCTTCTTTGTTAATTTTAGATGAACCAACTTCTGGTCTGGATAGCTCTTCTTCTCAGTTATTGCTTAGAGCACTTCGTCGTGAAGCTCTTGAAGGAGTGAATATATGCATGGTGGTTCACCAACCAAG CTATACTTTGTTCAGGATGTTTGACGATTTGATACTTCTAGCGAAAGGTGGCCTTACAGCATACCATGGACCAGTATCCAAAGTTGAAGAGTACTTTGCAGGAATTGGAATCAATGTCCCAGATCGTGTTAATCCTCCAGATCACTTCATTGATATTTTAGAGGGAATTTATAAACTCCCGGCAAGTATAGGAGTAACCTATAAAGATCTTCCTCTTAGATGGATGCTTCATAATGGTTACCCAGTACCACCAGACATGCTAGCTTCTTCGGGATCAGCAGCTTCTTTGGCTGGGGATAATTCAGCACATGGAGGAAGTTCTGCAGCGGCTGGTCCTGATCTATCTTTTGCAGGAGAGCTGTGGTCGGATGTCAAATCCAATGTTGAACAGAAGAAGGACCATATACAGCACAAACTTTTGGCCTCAGCGGACTTGTCGAATCGGAAAACACCTGGTGTCCTCCTCCAATATAGGTATTTCCTTGGAAG ACTCGGCAAGCAGCGACTACGAGAAGCGAAGATGCAGGCAGTTGATTTTCTTATACTATTACTTGCTGGGATCTGTTTAGGAACACTTGCTAAAGTGAGTGATGAAAGCTTCGGAGCACAGGGTTACCTTTATACAGTCATTGCAGTTT CACTCCTCGGCAAGATTGCAGCATTGAGGTCATTTGCTCTAGAAAAAGTATACTACTGGAGAGAGAGTGCATCCGGCATGAGCAGCTTGGCTTACTTTATGGCCAAGGATACACTTGACCATTTCAATACAATTGTAAAGCCTGCAGTTTATCTATCAATGTTCTATTTCTTCAATAATCCAAGATCCACTATTTGGGATAATTACCTTGTCTTGCTTTGTCTCGTATACTGCGTTACGGGAATAGCTTATGCTTTGGCTATCTACTTTGAACCTGGTCCAGCCCAACTG TGGTCAGTTTTGTTACCAGTCGTTTTGACTCTCATTGCAAACCAAGACGGCGACCCACTTATGGCAGAAATAGGAAATTTTTGCTTTCCTAAATGGGCTTTAGAAGCATTTTTGCTTGCAACAGCTAGAAG GTACTCTGGTGTATGGCTGATCTCAAGATGTGGTTTACTAAAGTCAAGGAACTATGATCTTGGTCACTGGTATCCTTGCTTGCTATACCTCATCCTCGTCGGCTTTCTCAGCCGTTGTTTAGCATTCTTTTGTTTGGTGACTTTCCAGAAAAAATAA